One Channa argus isolate prfri chromosome 17, Channa argus male v1.0, whole genome shotgun sequence genomic window, ATAAACACTCAACTTGGCTCAAACCTGAACCACATACTGTTGCCATGTTTGACCTCACTAAATTCCACACATAGAGCctgaatgaaaaatattattttatgggTTAATGGTTATAACTTTTGTAAAAGTCAAACATGTTATTTtgaaacacaatgttttttttgttttcactttcctcTTATCATCTGTACAATATGAAATTATCAGCCTTACTGTTGGCTCTCCTTCTTCTTTGataagatataaaaatatttaattacaaaacTTCCCTTGCTCTCACCAAAGACATTAAACATCAGTCACGTGTTACAGGATGAATGAAGGATGAACTTTAGTTTAGGCACTTCCTTAGTGATGCAATTTAACAATGTCTTTCAGCTGCTTTGTGAAGGAAGCATGCAGGGCCTGTGATGACCTTTCCAGCCTGTTGGCTATGTTTGCAGCAGCACGAAGCATGTCTTCAAAGGCCAAGGACTCTTTTTTGATTCTGCTCCGGAAGACGAACAGTCCAGGTCACCAGGTAGAGTTAAGGGAAGGAGAAACCACGACACACATAAGGAAATCAACAGGGGCAGATGTGGAGAGAAAGATTGAGCAAGTGAAATTAGAGCTGAAGTACATTTCAAATAGCGTAATACATATATTTGCTGTTAAAGCTGGTTAATGGTACAaggtaattttaaaaacaaatttactgCATTGTGTAAAAATTAGACAAGAACAGTATCTGCAAATGAATTTGTCTACCTCAGCCTTGGTCAAAAGGCATTAAGCTGCATATCGGATGAATAGTTACTTTAGTAACCACAGTAGCTGTGAAAAAACTAGTTTCAAGATGTAAAATATTGAAACCAGTCTAGACTCCAAGCAGACACAACTTCTCGCATCATGAGATTAGAatcacaaatgtgcaaaatctCCTATTGGTGtgtaaatttttaaatacaagttgAAACCGCAGCCATCAACCACCACTATcactgttattttgttttgttctgcaaCAAGAGTGGATCTTTTTCAGCGGATCTCTCTACCTTTTATTCTTCAAcatcttaacattttaacaataaacaaatgcatgtaaatTTCTCGAAAAAAATACTCACTTCTGCATCCCACCAAGGGCATCTGACACATCTCCCTCCAGCTGCTTTTCCAGATCTTCTTCAGCTTTTTCTACCAACTCATGGCAGCTCTTGTGATCATCTTGAATACCAATAATATTTTCCTTAATCACATCTTTATAGGTCTGATCCCCCAACTCTGCCCCAACAAACTGCACCAAATTCTCCATCACTGCCTTGTTTCCAGTTTGGATGGCCTGCAGATAGGTCAGCTCCTCTTTCTGGGCCTTCAGCCTTCGAGCAAAGGCAGTGTTAGTGCTGAAGTGGACAGAGCACTTGTCTGATTGGGGTTCATAGTGTAGCACCGATGAGGGTGATGGTGAAAACACTGCTGATGTGATCCATTCATGGTTGTTTTCCATCCTTTCAGGTGCATCACCAATGGCCTGCATCACTGTGTCATTGTTGGCCATTATCGGTGAGAAAATATCAAACCCTGAACCCCATTCACCATCTCCACTTTGGCAGAGTGCAGGGGTTGTCATGGATACCCAGGTCAGGATTAAGGAAATCCAACAACACCACATGGTGACctggaaagaggaggaggtaaGCGACTTCTGTGAACTCTTATCAACAGGTGAAAAGACACTTACCATATCATTTGAATTAAGTAAACATATTAAGGACCTGGACTTTGTTCTTCACACGTGTCTTAACAGGTGCAAGATCAAATGCTCTAATCCTGGATCAGGTTATGCAGCAAGTCAATTCTTCAAAAGCATCAGGTTTCCTGTTGGCTATGTGCTAACGACaaaccacagagagagagagagagagaaagaaacaataaaaagagattgagtgtgtgcttgtgagtgtttgtttgtgtgtgtgtgtgtgtgtgagtgtgtacatgtgtttgtttgtgtgtatttgtttgtgcatgtgataGGGAgcaaaaaagtgtatttttaaagtgGTTATTAGGAATTTAAAGATGATGCAAAACTGCAGGAGAGCATCTCCACTGATCTGACGGTGAAAGATTTGCATAAGCACTGCATTATATTTAGAGCAAGTACATGTAAACAGGACCAGAACCCAAAACAGATACATTGAGTTACAAGAATGTTGCGTGATGCCTGTGTATTTCTCTTATCCCTATATTAACATTAATGGTAGATACTTTATTGCAggtgaattaatttaaattgagacattcctttatttttttggatTGTTGTATCCTACACTCTCAAGTGTGTAAAAAGTGTGTGCCTGCACAAACATATCATCCTACGGATTTCATCGGTTTGCTCAGGTAAGAACATTGCATCCATAGTTGGATAGACTTCCTGATCCCACATCTTTCAAATATGAGAAGTTGCCTTACACTGGCTAACCTTAGAAAATAATGCTCTTGAGTAGGTTTGATATAACAGATCTGTTGCTGGGACAACAAGATCAACATAAAACCAGCAGATCTGGGACTATAAAATTGTTAACAAAATTATCCAGCTAACATGTTAATCCACGTACGAAGTACATTGCCCTGGTTTTGTAATATATTGTTATGCTTATTTAATCTTTAAAGAGTCTTAAAAAATTTGACACTCTGAATGTCAAACTGCAAATTGTATTAGTAAGCATTTCACACCAGTGTGTagtttttaacatatttatttcttaGAAAGATTTTTAATATACTACATAACAAACACCCCATATAACACTGTGAAACACAATAGCAAAGCAGGCTGCATATATATTAGTATCATATATATGAAATAATTCAGTAGTTATTAAATTTCAGAAGTATCCAGATTCTAACACAAATTGTGCTTATCATGTTAAAGTAGAATCTGTTCCTGGAAAAATTAGCATTGGTTCAGTCGTATGGTGCTCATGTTTTCTAACACGAGTGAGGTAACaatgctgtttgttgtttggtttgtcATTACACACGAGGGAAATCCTCATGCTTTTTGGTTGGGCAGTAGCTTAGTGGACACATGAGTAGAGTGAAAGTTGACATAGGTAGTATGTCAGCAGCATTGTTTGCAGGTGTCTGGTGGTTTTACACAACATCTTTTCACATTGGAGTTGTTACTTTTACAAACCTTTTGTCATGAGGTGGGATAGTATCACTATATTTTGTGTTGTACAGTGACTCTGCcgcctttgttttttgttcagaaaaacaGCAACTGTGGCATCTATCATTTTGCAGACCACCATCAATAACTCTCTCCTTACCATCTGGAAATACATTCAAAAATCTTAATCAGGCCTGTGAGTTGGAGGCATTGCACAGGATTTTTTGCTGTCAGAGcacatttggtttcttttacAGCAGCCTTGAAAGTACTTCAGCGTCTTATAGCTGAAGTGAAAATGTGAGTTGGACCTGTCAGGTTTTGCCATGTTTTGTTGAGAAACACAGGATGAGTTCCCAGTCATGCTTGCTTCTTGGATGAACACCATAAAATTGCctatttattttaagatgagTGGCTCAAACCCATAAAAGGAGAAACTGTTGGCtgccctctctctccctcctcctgtttcttgtcattttaaatggtgACCTCACATATGTTCCAGCAGCTGTTAAACAAGTAGTAAACGGAAACCTTCAAACCAATGCAGACTgcaagcagacacacaaaccagGAGCCTTGCATCACAACATTAGGCAAACGAGGTTGCTCATTTCTTTGAGTGACATGTGCATTGTAACTGACGGGCTGATATCACCcgctggaaaaaaaacattttaatgagtttCATCTGAGGTAACACATCATTATTAGAATATGCATTGGATTTTTATCAGTAAACATCTCATACTGTATGAATGAGGTTTAATATTCTGTCACTTTGAATATGACAGATAAATGTTACTCAGGAGCATTAACAAACAGCCAGGAACTGGACTAGATTCCCTCAGCTATCTTGTAACTAATATAATATAGATCATATGTTGTGTATACGATATGATTTTGAGCATGCACATTTCAGAAActaaccatttttatttatttatttatttatatccttttggcttatcctgtgagttcagggtcgccacaatgaagattaaaaaacacaatttccggaatggcattttcatttttctattaCAGTTGTTTTGGACTTTAATAAATCAAAACCTTATGTCATAGTATGAGAATACCTCTGCCCTAATGACAGAATACAACCAAATGGAAATCTTAAAATATAACTTTATTGGCTCTATGTTCACTTTCCACAGCAGCAATAAAAGGACATTTAGTGACATTATTTCAGTCTCTAAAAGCCCTGCTAACTAGAAGCACACATTCTCTTCTTGAGCAGCCGTCGTCATTGGAAAATCTCTGCCCAGTTTCCACCCTTGAATCTTTTAGTTTGGttgaaaaactgtttgtgttagCATCTTTGTGGCACGTAGTGGCCTTGTTTGCCTTCACTCTGATGGTTGTGTCATTGTGAATTGTTAATataagctttatttatttatttacttggcTCAAAATAGCAAAAGCTCGCTTGCAGAATGCAGAACTGGATCACATCAGAAAAAGGAGATTTAATGCagttaaaatgctaaaatgaaacACCACAAAACACTATTCCTACTGTAAATTGGTTGCCCACAATTAATTTGTTATACTCAGTAAAGTTTGTGAAAAGATTCTACAGttgttttgaaaaaagttttttccaaACTTATAAAGGGAAACTATAGAGTTTATTTGTATACATTTGAGCTGCAACTCCTGATTGTTGTCAGTTAATTAGTCAAACACTTTCAGTATTAGTCAATTAATCATTGGTCAATTAATCAAAAGTgttccaaaatatttttaacaaaagctTATGACAACTCCCTAAAGCCCTAGAAAtggtttaaaactaaaatatattacattaacaaaaaatagcaaaaggaaacaaatcaaTCAATTCAAAAGTACTAGCAAGAGATGCAACAAAAATAGTTTCTAAATAACATTCTGTCTCTTGGCTTAACCACGTGTTTAACTTCTGAAATGAATTGCGTGAATTAGTGAATTATATTATTTGCTTAAGTGCATAGTTTAGATACATTTTCCATTGAAATCTGTTATGCagcttttttgttgtattttaaatgtagtacTCATGAACGATGTGCACCTCTTTAGCAAAAGTGTTTTGTAGGTTTGTTAACACTCAACTGCTGTAATGTTGCTATGACAACTAAGTCTTAGCAATGAACTAGTTAAGCACAAAAAGGCCTTGCAAGTTCAGTGTTTATATACAGTTAAAGTGGaatgatttaaaatggaaacttACTTAGAAAtactttttcaatgtttttgcaCATCCAACGATTCATACAAACTGTGATGTGCATGTCTAAATGCacttgagataaaaaaaaaaatcagggttTCGAAACAGGTCTCTTTATCTGAACCAACCATCCACATCAATAGTAATCTTTTGCAACCAAATAACACTTAACTGTGTATAAAATTTAGATATATTTAGTATTAtaaagttttttcttctttaccaATGGATTGGGAAAGCCCCAGCTTCttattatactgtacagtaactaaaagccaaaaaaaaaaaaaacttaccaaCTTCCAGTAATATTTCACAGCTAAATTCTGCCACTTCCACTTTTTCAGTCAAGCAAAAGGACCCAAAAGGTTATGAGTACTATCCACAAGCACTGAGGACAAATACTCACTCGGTTTCCTTCTTCATGTCAGGGAAAAAatgcagacacatgcacacacaattaGGGTTTGGCTGGAGTGTGTGGTTGTCTGTATGCCCCTGTCTGCTGTTGGGAGGGAATAGAAGGGGAGGGGGTTGTTTgtagaaaaaactgaaactgaatgatttctttctttgcagTGGAAAGAGGGGCTGGGAAAAGGAAGGTTGAAGAGGGATATAATCTACTTTACATCTGTAGGGTCTGGTGGGCGACAGGGGAAACATGAAGGTTCTGTagaagaaatgtattttcatgaCTAtggtaaatgtacattttctgtgtattcTAGAAGAAATCTCACTGATGTTCATTTGGGTTGTGTAATTAGGTTAAAAtctcaaaaaagaaacaaacaggttTGTTGTCTTCC contains:
- the si:ch211-142k18.1 gene encoding uncharacterized protein si:ch211-142k18.1, producing MWCCWISLILTWVSMTTPALCQSGDGEWGSGFDIFSPIMANNDTVMQAIGDAPERMENNHEWITSAVFSPSPSSVLHYEPQSDKCSVHFSTNTAFARRLKAQKEELTYLQAIQTGNKAVMENLVQFVGAELGDQTYKDVIKENIIGIQDDHKSCHELVEKAEEDLEKQLEGDVSDALGGMQKIKKESLAFEDMLRAAANIANRLERSSQALHASFTKQLKDIVKLHH